A stretch of the Desulforamulus ferrireducens genome encodes the following:
- a CDS encoding undecaprenyl diphosphate synthase family protein, giving the protein MTKKYKRLPKHIGIIPDGNRRWAERQGLAKEEGYQHGIDPGFALYELCLELGIPELTFYGFTQDNTKRPAAQKAAFQKACVNAVNLLANRDASLLVVGNDKSPQFPEELKPYTTRQVFGRDLIKINFLVNYGWKWDLQNCLNQSNTNGNLLNSIASREISRIDLIIRWGGRRRLSGFLPVQSIYADFYVVDELWPDFQPQHFYDALKWYEEQDITLGG; this is encoded by the coding sequence ATGACTAAAAAATATAAACGTCTGCCCAAGCACATAGGGATTATTCCTGACGGAAATCGCCGCTGGGCAGAAAGGCAAGGCTTAGCTAAAGAAGAAGGTTACCAACACGGCATAGATCCCGGCTTTGCTCTGTACGAGTTGTGTCTGGAACTGGGTATCCCAGAATTAACCTTTTATGGTTTTACCCAGGATAATACTAAAAGACCGGCAGCCCAGAAGGCAGCTTTCCAAAAGGCCTGCGTTAATGCAGTAAATTTGTTGGCTAATCGCGATGCCTCTCTCCTGGTTGTGGGTAATGATAAATCCCCACAATTTCCTGAAGAACTAAAACCCTATACCACTCGCCAGGTCTTTGGCCGGGACTTGATAAAAATTAATTTTTTGGTCAACTACGGCTGGAAGTGGGATTTGCAAAACTGTCTTAACCAAAGTAACACCAATGGTAATTTACTTAACTCCATTGCCTCCCGGGAAATATCGAGAATTGATTTAATTATTCGTTGGGGAGGTCGCAGACGGTTAAGCGGCTTTTTACCTGTACAATCAATTTATGCTGATTTTTATGTGGTTGATGAGTTATGGCCGGATTTTCAACCACAACATTTTTACGATGCCCTTAAATGGTACGAGGAACAGGATATTACCCTAGGAGGTTAA
- a CDS encoding HD-GYP domain-containing protein gives MGLIKTSLLQPGMIVGETVLSSMGEVLLEKGVVLTPAYIKKLLKTGVQSIFVADGFLSGINLKEIITKETRIAATEQVKKILLQTKESGKLVIEPSTLYGTVSDFTDTLLGNKSLMINLVDLRSQDDYTFAHSVNVCVLALMTGITLGYPKERLMVLGVGALLHDLGKVRIPDAILNKPSNLTPEEYIVMQKHTIFGFELIMQSQELSEEHALIALQHHESYDGTGYPMGVKDKDFHELAQVVAIADKFDALTANRVYRKAYPAHEAYEMCAASGNYWFKDHIVKAFLHNIAAYPPGTLVELSNKQIAVVLDTPKGLSRFPRVRVLLDQQHRALTTPRDISLLEEPGLSVIRVLEDTI, from the coding sequence ATCATTGCTTCAGCCCGGTATGATTGTAGGAGAAACTGTGTTAAGCAGTATGGGAGAAGTACTGCTGGAAAAGGGTGTGGTACTGACCCCGGCATATATTAAGAAGCTATTAAAGACAGGTGTGCAAAGTATCTTTGTAGCCGATGGGTTCTTATCTGGAATTAATCTGAAAGAAATTATTACCAAAGAAACAAGAATAGCCGCCACTGAGCAGGTCAAAAAAATTCTCTTACAAACCAAAGAATCTGGCAAACTGGTAATCGAACCATCTACATTATATGGTACGGTCAGTGATTTCACAGATACTCTCTTAGGAAACAAATCCTTAATGATTAATCTGGTGGATTTACGTTCCCAGGACGATTACACCTTTGCTCACTCAGTCAATGTATGCGTATTGGCTTTAATGACCGGCATTACCCTGGGTTATCCTAAGGAACGCCTGATGGTATTGGGAGTGGGCGCTTTATTACACGATTTAGGAAAAGTGCGGATACCAGACGCAATTTTGAATAAACCCTCTAATTTAACACCAGAAGAATATATTGTCATGCAAAAACACACTATTTTCGGTTTTGAATTAATCATGCAATCCCAAGAATTGAGTGAGGAACACGCATTAATTGCTTTACAGCATCACGAAAGCTACGACGGGACAGGCTATCCCATGGGAGTAAAGGATAAGGATTTTCATGAACTGGCACAGGTGGTAGCCATAGCCGATAAATTTGACGCCCTAACGGCAAACCGTGTTTATCGAAAAGCGTACCCAGCCCATGAGGCGTATGAGATGTGTGCCGCTAGCGGTAACTATTGGTTTAAGGATCATATTGTGAAAGCTTTTTTACACAATATTGCTGCTTATCCACCGGGTACTCTGGTAGAGCTAAGTAACAAACAAATAGCTGTGGTGCTGGACACCCCGAAAGGCCTTTCCCGCTTTCCCAGGGTGAGGGTATTGCTTGATCAGCAGCACAGAGCCTTAACCACACCCAGGGATATTTCTTTATTGGAAGAGCCGGGTTTATCTGTCATTCGTGTATTGGAGGATACGATATAG